Proteins encoded together in one Microbacterium sp. ABRD28 window:
- a CDS encoding dihydrolipoamide acetyltransferase family protein has product MIQEFRLPDLGEGLPEAELVQWLVAEGDRVALNQTIAEVETAKAVVELPSPHAGVVQALHAAAGDVVEVGSPLISFEVGAEASARPATPDASSPATAEPTPRPATAVDAPADDAAGPNLVGYGAAPRSGNRPRRRARTTASTPRTTASDTAVLAVAPHDDIRLVEAIESVQERPRSTPPVRKLAKDLGVDIALVRGTGQDGLITRDDVRGYADTTARADQPVGSVRTHDTAEIGETRIPIRGVRKHTAEAMVRSAFTAPHVTVFLTVDVTETTELVASLRADRSLADHRIGVLAVAAKAVCLALRHHPTLNSRWDGESGEIVQYHGVHLGIAAATERGLVVPNIRDADRMTLPALADAIRDLATTARAGKTSPEAMRGGTFSITNVGVFGVDAGTPIINPGEAAILAIGAARSQPWEYRGQIALRDVVTLALSFDHRLVDGEQGSRFLADVGAVLREPGRAMLLG; this is encoded by the coding sequence GCTGCCCGAGGCCGAGCTCGTACAGTGGCTCGTCGCCGAGGGTGACCGCGTCGCGCTGAATCAGACCATCGCCGAGGTCGAGACGGCCAAGGCCGTCGTGGAACTGCCGTCGCCGCACGCCGGGGTCGTGCAGGCCCTGCATGCCGCCGCGGGAGACGTCGTGGAGGTCGGCTCGCCGCTGATCTCCTTCGAGGTCGGTGCCGAGGCCTCCGCGCGCCCAGCGACCCCGGACGCGTCATCGCCGGCGACCGCCGAGCCCACTCCCCGTCCGGCCACCGCCGTCGACGCACCGGCCGACGACGCAGCCGGACCGAACCTCGTCGGCTACGGCGCCGCGCCGCGGAGCGGGAACCGCCCGCGGCGTCGAGCGCGGACCACCGCGTCTACGCCTCGCACGACGGCGAGCGACACCGCAGTCCTCGCTGTCGCGCCGCACGATGACATCCGCCTCGTGGAGGCGATCGAGTCGGTGCAGGAACGGCCGAGGTCGACCCCGCCGGTCCGCAAGCTCGCCAAAGACCTGGGCGTCGACATCGCACTCGTGAGGGGGACGGGTCAGGACGGTCTGATCACCCGTGACGACGTCCGCGGCTACGCCGACACGACGGCCCGCGCCGATCAGCCGGTGGGATCCGTGCGGACGCACGACACCGCGGAGATCGGTGAGACCCGGATCCCGATCCGAGGCGTGCGCAAGCACACCGCCGAGGCGATGGTGCGCAGCGCCTTCACGGCGCCGCACGTCACCGTGTTCCTCACCGTCGATGTCACCGAGACGACCGAGCTCGTCGCCTCCCTGCGCGCGGACCGGTCGCTCGCCGACCACCGCATCGGCGTCCTCGCCGTAGCGGCCAAAGCCGTCTGCCTCGCCCTGCGTCACCATCCGACGCTGAACTCGCGGTGGGACGGCGAGAGCGGTGAGATCGTGCAGTATCACGGTGTGCACCTCGGGATCGCGGCCGCGACCGAGCGCGGTCTCGTCGTGCCGAACATCCGCGATGCCGACCGGATGACCCTCCCCGCTCTCGCCGACGCGATCCGCGACCTCGCGACCACGGCCCGTGCCGGGAAGACCTCGCCCGAGGCGATGCGCGGGGGGACCTTCTCCATCACCAACGTCGGTGTGTTCGGCGTGGATGCGGGGACACCGATCATCAATCCCGGCGAAGCCGCCATCCTCGCCATCGGGGCGGCGCGATCTCAGCCCTGGGAGTATCGCGGCCAGATCGCACTGCGCGACGTGGTCACCCTCGCACTGTCCTTCGATCATCGTCTCGTCGACGGCGAGCAGGGGTCGAGGTTCCTCGCCGACGTGGGGGCGGTGCTGCGGGAACCCGGGCGCGCAATGCTGCTCGGATGA